Genomic segment of Microcoleus sp. FACHB-672:
CTTATGTGGATGAAACCCAAAAACTCAATATTGACTTAGCCGAAGGTTGGCAAACCCTCGATGGGGAACAGGCCGAAAAGTTTGCCCGGTTCCGCAATGAAAATAAAGGTGATATCGGTCGGGTACAGCGGCAGCAGAGTTTACTAAAAGCATTGCGAAACCGGCTTTCCAGTTCAACGGTGCTGCCTCGGTTGCCTCAAATTATCCGGGTGATGCAAAAGTATATTGATACGAATCTCAGCCTAGAAGAAATGCTAGCGCTGATGAATTTTAGTCTTCAACTGCAACCCGATGATTTAAAAATGGTGATGTTACCCGGTCGTTTTAGCGATCCAGAAGAATATGAGGCTAGCTACTGGATTTTGGATAATGAAGGGCGAGATCGGGTCATGCGCGATTATTTTGCCCTCGCACCTAAACCAAAGGTTCCGGAAGAAGGTGAGGCAGACTTGTCTAAAACCGATAACTTTGCTGCACGCCAATCACGCAGTCCCCTGAGAATTGCAATTCAAAATGCCTCTGATTCGCCTGAAATTGCAATGTTTGCAGTTAACTATCTCCAAAACCAGGGCTTTGATAATGTTTATCTTGTGCAAGATTGGCCCGACCGGCTGCTCAAGACGCAGATTATTGTTCAAAAAGGTGATTTACAAGGGGCAGTACAGCTTAAAAAAGTATTAGGGTTTGGCAATATTGAATCGGATTCTACGGGCGAGCTAGAATCTGATTTGACCATTCGTGTGGGTCAAGATTGGGTTAGGTTTTATCTGAAATCCGCTGCTTCTCCTCCTCGTTAATTTTACCTTTTGCTCTTGGTTCTCGGTTCTATGACTTGTGAATTTACACCGTAAAGCTTAGCTGCTTGAGACATATTGAGTTGGAGTAACTTTTCTTCTCCCATTTGCCAAATTTCTGCCGGCTTCTGCAGGGGTACATTTAAAACATGGATAATCTCTGATGCCACAGCTTTCGCTAATAAAGGTGGCACCGAGTTGCCTATTTGCCGGCAGCCGTGCCACTTTGTCACATGGAATCTAAACCAGTCGGGGTATGAGTGCAACCGCGCTGCCTCCCGTACCGTAATACATCGCGGCGTGAATGGATGAATAGGTCGAGGAGAGGTGAAAGCGCCGCGATTGCTTGCCGTGCCGGCTCTTAGTGTATTGCAAATGCCTTGCGGAGCAAGCTTATGGAAGCGACTGATTGGCTCTATTTTACCGGCAACGGTGCCGGCGAATCTTTTGATGGATTCCAGGGTATGTTGTGTGCCCAAACTAGAAGTCAGCAGTTGCGAATTAAATGGTCGCCGGTAGGAGTAATCATCCTCTATAGGGTAAGGATTACGAAGTTGACCGCTATATTGACTCGGCTTTCCATACTCTGCAATCACCCAATCTTTGCTGAGCAATTCTGGGTAATCTTCGACTTCCGGTAAGTCTCCTATCGCATCCCAGACGGTAGGGCAAGCGGGAAACATAGATAATTTGCTGGAATTTTTACCGCTTAATGTTGCAGGGTAGGTAATCACTTGAGGGTATCGCGGTAAAGTTAAGCCTTTTTTACATCCCAAAAGAAACAATCTTTCCCGATTTTGGGGGACGCCATAGTAAGCGGCATTAAGAACTTTATAATTTTCTTCTATTTCATAATCATTTAATCTAAATTTCTCTATAATCTCCTCCAAGAATTTCTGATGCTTTCCGAGGGTGAGACCTCGCACGTTTTCCATCACAAAATATTTCGGTTTGAGATCTAAAACCAGCCGCAGAAAGTGAAAAACGAGGGAGTTGCGAGGATCATCGAGTGCCCTTTTGCCAATTAGAGAAAATCCTTGACAGGGAGGGCCACCGAACACAACATCAATCTCGCGATTTCCTATTGCAGATAAATTTCTGATTTCGTCTGCATTTGTATCGGCAACACTCTGGCACAAAACTGAGCAAAACGGGAAATTGAACTCGTGAGTCGCGCAATGAATGGGATCAAGTTCCACCGCAGCTAGTACATCAAATCCTGCTTGTTCAAATCCCAAAGTCATGCCGCCCGCGCCGGCAAACAAATCAACACCGATTGGACGGGTCGTTCCGTTCATAACAAGCTTTTTACATTATTTCAATTAGAGAAGACAAAAATGCCTCAGTAACTAAGATTTTCCCTGATGGATTTTAGCAAAGTTCAAAAAATTCATAAATTTTTAATCAATTTTTCTTCTACTTTGTTATAAAATAGGTTTCTTATAATCATTTTTGAGGT
This window contains:
- a CDS encoding LCP family protein, whose protein sequence is MVEGVDPFKEGADSQQSEVVEKPQKSASAGKRMPVLKFTGIASRSMLWGLGLILTATMSATLGATLALMTPFSLPLGPKEPPGRSLQDVWQETFNYRLTRPVNILIMGIDRVPKARENSPEIFAGRSDTMLLLRVNPKENTVNMLSIPRDTQVEIPGFGTQKINEANVKGGAALAARMVNRNLNGVPVDRYVRVSTGAFRELVDLLGGVEVFVPHPMSYVDETQKLNIDLAEGWQTLDGEQAEKFARFRNENKGDIGRVQRQQSLLKALRNRLSSSTVLPRLPQIIRVMQKYIDTNLSLEEMLALMNFSLQLQPDDLKMVMLPGRFSDPEEYEASYWILDNEGRDRVMRDYFALAPKPKVPEEGEADLSKTDNFAARQSRSPLRIAIQNASDSPEIAMFAVNYLQNQGFDNVYLVQDWPDRLLKTQIIVQKGDLQGAVQLKKVLGFGNIESDSTGELESDLTIRVGQDWVRFYLKSAASPPR
- a CDS encoding DNA cytosine methyltransferase, giving the protein MNGTTRPIGVDLFAGAGGMTLGFEQAGFDVLAAVELDPIHCATHEFNFPFCSVLCQSVADTNADEIRNLSAIGNREIDVVFGGPPCQGFSLIGKRALDDPRNSLVFHFLRLVLDLKPKYFVMENVRGLTLGKHQKFLEEIIEKFRLNDYEIEENYKVLNAAYYGVPQNRERLFLLGCKKGLTLPRYPQVITYPATLSGKNSSKLSMFPACPTVWDAIGDLPEVEDYPELLSKDWVIAEYGKPSQYSGQLRNPYPIEDDYSYRRPFNSQLLTSSLGTQHTLESIKRFAGTVAGKIEPISRFHKLAPQGICNTLRAGTASNRGAFTSPRPIHPFTPRCITVREAARLHSYPDWFRFHVTKWHGCRQIGNSVPPLLAKAVASEIIHVLNVPLQKPAEIWQMGEEKLLQLNMSQAAKLYGVNSQVIEPRTKSKR